The following nucleotide sequence is from Catonella massiliensis.
ATGGAAATTGAAGATAATACTGCAATTTTTCTAAAATTTCTGCCATAATTTCTCCCTTCTATACTCCGAGACTTTCTCTGGCATCGCTTTTTAGATAATCCTTCTTACTTCCAAAGAAAAGCTGTCCACGGCTTCCTATGTGAAGAACATTTCCTGCCTCATTCTCTATTGCTGCCAAGTCGTGTGAAACCATAATTATGGTCACTCCTGATTTATTTAAATCACTTATAAGTCCGTAAAACTCCGCTGTCACCTTTGGATCAAGACCACTCACAGGCTCATCAAGGAGGAGGAGCTTATCTGTAGCACACAGTGCCCTCGCAAGCAGCACTCTCTGCTGCTGTCCACCCGAAAGATTGCGATAACATTTCTTCTTAAGATTCATAATATGAAGCCTGTCAAGATTTTCCTCAGCCCTTAGCTTGTCTTCTTTTCTGTAAAATACTCTGCTGCCTATCCTTGAAAGATTGCCTGACAATACAATTTCCCAGACAGATGCAGGGAAGTCCTTTTGTGCAAGACTTTGCTGCGGAAGATAGCCTATTTCATAGGGAAGAAGACCATCACCGTAGGTAATTTCTCCCGATACCGGCTTCATCAGCCTCAAAAGAGTCTTCATTAGGGTGGATTTGCCTGCTCCGTTTTCCCCTATTACATATAAATAATCACCCTTCTCAACCGTAAAATTGATGCCTGTGGCTACAAGCTGATCCTTATAGCCCAGTTCAAGATTTTTACAAGTGATAAATGCCATTTTATTTCTCCAAATCTATAATATGATGTGGGTGTCAAACAATTTTGACACCCACCTGAAAACTATACACTATACTTTGTAATAACCGCAAGCCTAAGCAGCGTCTTCTTACTACTTAAGCGCTGACGCAAGAGCCTTTAAGTTACTCTCCATAATGGAAAGATAGGTCGCACCATTTGCTATATCTTCATTGGTAATAGACTGCATTGAGTTAAGTACAACTATATTCTGGTTTTTATCCTTAGTAGTCTCAACTATCTTCTTTGCTATCTTCTGGTCAGAATTCTCTATAACAAGAACATTTTTTAGCTTAAGATCGTCTGTCTTTTTTGCAAGGAAGGCTACTGTCTCAAAGCTTGCCTCAGTCTCTGCACTACAGCCTACAAAGGCTGCGTAGTACTTGAGTCCATAATCATCCACAAGATAACGGAATGGGAATCTGTCACCAAAAAGCACTGTCTTTACCTTAGCCTTTTTAATGGTTGCAAGATATCTTGAATCAAGATCTCCAAGCTTGGCTGTATAATCAGCAGCCGTTGTTGCATAATAATCCTTGTTCTCAGGATCTATAGTCTGAAGCTTCTCAGCAAGAGTATTTACAAGAGCTGTAGCGTTTCTCAGTGAAAGCCATACATGCTCGTCATACTCTGTCTCTTCTTCGTGGTCATGATCGTGGTCTTTATCATCATGGTCGTGGTCTTTATCATCATGGTCTTTATCATCATGATCGTGGTCATGGTCGTGCTCATCCTCTTCCTGCATACCTTCCACTACTTCTTCAGGCTTTACATTTTTACCCAAGGTTTCAAGAAGATTTACCACCTGCATCTTATCATTTTTGCTCTCTTTAAGCGCATCATTAACCCAGCCGTCAGACTCACCGCCTACATATACAAAGAGGTCACAGTTTGCAATCTTTGCAATGTCCTCAGCAGTAGGCTGGTAGCTATGAAGGTCAACACCCTTATCTAAGAGGTAGGTAATCTCGTAATTGTCCTTCTTATCTCCAACCAGCTGTCTAATCCAGTCATACTCCGGGAAAATGGTACACACTACACTGAACTTCTTATTGGCATCATCAGTCTTGGCCTCACTTTTGGTACTTGCTGTACTTGAAGCAGCCGCACTGCTTGTAGCAGATGTTACTGACTTTGTACTTGATTTAGTCTCAGTTCCTGTCTTAGAGCAGCCTGCAAATATTCCGCATACTGCCACAGCCAAAGCTGTAAGCATAATAACTCTTTTCTTCATATCTTCTCCTTTATAACTTTACATAAAGATTTTGCAACTCAGTCGCAATATTACAAAGGATAAAATACTACTCTTTTGTATATTTGTCAAGAGAAATTTTGCAAATTGGTTGCAAAAATTTATTATCCCATCAGCCACTCAGCTATGGTATCAGTACACACCCCAGTTGCATACTTATCCTGATAAGCATAGTCAGGGGTGTCTACCCAGGCTGTACCGGCTATGTCTATATGAAGCCAAGGCTTTTTCTCGGCAAAACTTCTGATAAATAGCCCCGCAGTTATTGTTCCGCAGAATTTTCCACCAAGGTTCTTGATATCGGCTATGTCACTTTCAAGCATCTTCTCATGCTCTCTTCCAAAAGGGATGCGGGCATGCTTCTCTCCTGTTTTAAGAGAAGCCCTGTAAAACTCCTCCCACATCTCATCAGAGTCCGTTACCACTCCTCCTATGGTAAAGCCATACATTCCTACTACAGCACCTGTAAGGGTTGCAATATCAAGCACCCTTGTAGCCTTTTCATTTCTTACGGCATAGGTGACTGCATCTGCAAGGATGAGCCTGCCCTCGGCATCTGTATCGCAGACTTCTATCGTTCTACCGCTGTAGGATGTAAGCACATCTCCGTCCACATAGCTGTCAGGGGCAATCTTGTTCTCGGCTGTTGGCACAATGGCAGTTACATTCACCTTAGCCTTCAGCTTTGCAAGTATGGCTATCGCTCCCACAACTGCTGCCGCACCGCCGTTATCTCCCCTTATGCCTGCCATAAACTGCGAAGGTTTCAGGCAGTATCCACCTGTATCTACAGTTATTCCCTTGCCCACTATGGCAGTATTTTCCTTAGACTTAGGATTACCCCTGTATCTAAGCACTACAAGGTAAGGAGGGAAGGCACTGCTTCCCCCTACCCCAAGGATTCCACCCATTTTAAGCTTCCTAAGCTCTTCCTCATCCAATATCTCAGTTTCTATGGCTGTATCCTTTACAAACTCGGCTATTTCCTCTGTAAACTCCTTTGGGTGAAGGTAGTTTGACGGCGCATTTACCATGTCTCTTGCAAATATAATGCTGTCGCTTATTATCTCTGCCTTCTTTAGAAGAGGGCTTATGTCAAGGTTTGTGCCTACTATTCCTACCTTGGCCTCTTCTATCTTAGCATCGCTCTTGTAGCTTCTTTTTGCCTTTATAGAGAGATAAATCCCCTTTGCAAAGTTTACAAAGCTCTCCTTATTAAGCCTTAAGTTTTCTACATTGAAGCTGTATTCACTTATCTCATATTTTTTAAGTTCCTTACAGGCCTTTGCAGAGATTTCCATAGAGGTGGAAGGCTCTTTTACATTTTCCTTACCAAGACCTACAAACAAGACTTTCTTATCCTTTTCAAGCGGCAACAAGAGCACATCAAGATATTCTGCCTTAAAGACAGTGCCCACCCTCTCTTCATAAGGATATCCCTTCTCACCCCTTTTTACAAAAATAACCTCTGTATTTCCTACATTTCCTAAGACTACGCTCATCTATTCCTCCCTAAGAAATATCTCAACCACAGTATCTATCTCATCAGGGAG
It contains:
- a CDS encoding metal ABC transporter ATP-binding protein, with translation MAFITCKNLELGYKDQLVATGINFTVEKGDYLYVIGENGAGKSTLMKTLLRLMKPVSGEITYGDGLLPYEIGYLPQQSLAQKDFPASVWEIVLSGNLSRIGSRVFYRKEDKLRAEENLDRLHIMNLKKKCYRNLSGGQQQRVLLARALCATDKLLLLDEPVSGLDPKVTAEFYGLISDLNKSGVTIIMVSHDLAAIENEAGNVLHIGSRGQLFFGSKKDYLKSDARESLGV
- a CDS encoding metal ABC transporter substrate-binding protein, whose amino-acid sequence is MKKRVIMLTALAVAVCGIFAGCSKTGTETKSSTKSVTSATSSAAASSTASTKSEAKTDDANKKFSVVCTIFPEYDWIRQLVGDKKDNYEITYLLDKGVDLHSYQPTAEDIAKIANCDLFVYVGGESDGWVNDALKESKNDKMQVVNLLETLGKNVKPEEVVEGMQEEDEHDHDHDHDDKDHDDKDHDHDDKDHDHDHEEETEYDEHVWLSLRNATALVNTLAEKLQTIDPENKDYYATTAADYTAKLGDLDSRYLATIKKAKVKTVLFGDRFPFRYLVDDYGLKYYAAFVGCSAETEASFETVAFLAKKTDDLKLKNVLVIENSDQKIAKKIVETTKDKNQNIVVLNSMQSITNEDIANGATYLSIMESNLKALASALK
- a CDS encoding leucyl aminopeptidase family protein, translated to MSVVLGNVGNTEVIFVKRGEKGYPYEERVGTVFKAEYLDVLLLPLEKDKKVLFVGLGKENVKEPSTSMEISAKACKELKKYEISEYSFNVENLRLNKESFVNFAKGIYLSIKAKRSYKSDAKIEEAKVGIVGTNLDISPLLKKAEIISDSIIFARDMVNAPSNYLHPKEFTEEIAEFVKDTAIETEILDEEELRKLKMGGILGVGGSSAFPPYLVVLRYRGNPKSKENTAIVGKGITVDTGGYCLKPSQFMAGIRGDNGGAAAVVGAIAILAKLKAKVNVTAIVPTAENKIAPDSYVDGDVLTSYSGRTIEVCDTDAEGRLILADAVTYAVRNEKATRVLDIATLTGAVVGMYGFTIGGVVTDSDEMWEEFYRASLKTGEKHARIPFGREHEKMLESDIADIKNLGGKFCGTITAGLFIRSFAEKKPWLHIDIAGTAWVDTPDYAYQDKYATGVCTDTIAEWLMG